A single Paenibacillus sp. FSL R5-0517 DNA region contains:
- a CDS encoding amidohydrolase → MSILIQQATILTMKDADAPFTGDIRVEGDRITQIADHILPQPQDEIIDGRHKIAMPGLINAHQHTPMSLLRGFSDDLKLMDWLERKMLPAEARMNPEDIYWGAKLSIAEMIRSGTTAFADMYIHMNEIAEVVKRTGIRASLTRGMVFMEDDGGRRLQEAIDLVERWSGAADGRITTMYGPHSPYTCPVEPLREVIAMAVKEDIPLHIHLAETKEEVVKIRERYGMTPTEYLEEAGMFEQAHVLLAHGVHLNRRDISRLKGMCGGVAHNPVSNLKLGCGIAPITEMLAQGINVGIGTDGAGSATTVDMFEEIKAATWLQKLDYGDPTRLPAKDVLRMATRGSAILLGLQDEVGVLEVGRKADLILIDLAKPHLQPVHEVESLLAYSVNGADVDTTIVNGQLLMQGRKLLTIDEDELYREVKVRAKRIVEGI, encoded by the coding sequence GATTCTAACGATGAAAGATGCCGATGCCCCCTTTACGGGGGATATTCGTGTTGAAGGAGATCGCATTACGCAGATTGCTGACCACATTTTGCCTCAACCGCAAGATGAGATTATTGATGGCCGCCATAAGATTGCCATGCCGGGTCTCATTAATGCCCACCAACATACACCAATGAGCCTGCTCCGGGGATTCTCGGATGATCTGAAGCTGATGGACTGGCTCGAACGCAAAATGCTGCCTGCTGAAGCGCGGATGAACCCGGAAGATATCTATTGGGGAGCTAAGTTATCCATCGCCGAGATGATCCGTTCGGGTACCACTGCCTTTGCCGATATGTACATTCATATGAACGAGATTGCCGAAGTGGTCAAGCGAACAGGTATCCGGGCATCGCTCACACGCGGAATGGTATTCATGGAGGACGATGGGGGACGCAGGTTGCAGGAAGCGATTGATCTTGTAGAGCGCTGGTCTGGAGCCGCCGATGGGCGAATTACAACCATGTATGGACCCCACTCTCCTTACACATGTCCCGTAGAGCCACTCCGTGAAGTCATTGCTATGGCTGTCAAGGAGGATATCCCGCTGCATATTCATCTGGCTGAGACGAAAGAGGAAGTCGTGAAGATTCGTGAACGTTATGGTATGACCCCGACGGAGTATTTGGAAGAGGCGGGGATGTTCGAACAGGCACATGTGTTGCTTGCGCATGGTGTGCACCTCAATCGAAGAGATATCAGCAGATTGAAGGGTATGTGTGGTGGTGTAGCACACAATCCGGTCAGCAATCTGAAGCTAGGGTGTGGAATCGCTCCGATTACCGAGATGTTGGCCCAGGGGATTAACGTGGGGATCGGAACCGATGGAGCGGGAAGTGCCACAACCGTGGATATGTTCGAGGAGATCAAAGCGGCGACCTGGCTGCAAAAGCTAGACTATGGCGATCCCACACGCTTGCCAGCCAAGGACGTTCTACGCATGGCTACACGCGGAAGTGCTATTCTGCTTGGTTTACAGGATGAAGTGGGTGTACTTGAGGTGGGGCGCAAGGCGGATCTGATCCTGATCGATCTGGCGAAACCACATCTTCAACCGGTACATGAAGTAGAATCGTTACTGGCTTATAGTGTAAACGGTGCGGATGTGGATACCACGATTGTGAACGGTCAGCTCCTCATGCAAGGCAGGAAGTTGTTAACGATTGATG